A region of Cellulophaga sp. RHA19 DNA encodes the following proteins:
- the radA gene encoding DNA repair protein RadA, producing the protein MAKTKTAFFCQNCGTQYAKWAGQCGACKEWNTIVEEVIQKEEKNSWKPPSNTPKVATKPLRVKEISTEKELRLNTYDLEFNRVLGGGLVPGSLTLLGGEPGIGKSTLLLQVSLKLPYKTLYVSGEESQKQIKMRADRITTDSETCFILTETKTQNIFKQVETIQPDILVIDSIQTLHSDYIESAAGSISQIRECTAELIKFAKETNTPVILIGHITKDGTIAGPKILEHMVDTVLQFEGDRNYVYRILRALKNRFGSTAELGIYEMLGSGLREVNNPSEILISKNDEGLSGTAISASIEGMRPLMIEIQALVSTAVYGTPQRSTTGFNAKRLNMLLAVLEKRAGFMLGAKDVFLNITGGISVDDPAIDLAVIAAILSSNSDIAIPKGVCFAAEVGLAGEIRPIQRVDQRISEAEKLGFTAIFVSKNNKITLKNTVIKVHLVSKIEDVVRVLFN; encoded by the coding sequence ATGGCTAAGACTAAAACAGCTTTTTTTTGTCAAAATTGCGGTACTCAATACGCAAAATGGGCAGGACAATGTGGCGCTTGTAAAGAATGGAATACTATTGTAGAAGAGGTTATACAAAAAGAAGAAAAAAATAGCTGGAAACCTCCAAGCAACACACCTAAAGTTGCAACTAAACCTTTACGTGTTAAAGAAATTAGCACAGAAAAAGAATTACGCCTTAACACCTATGATCTTGAGTTTAACAGGGTTTTAGGTGGTGGCTTAGTTCCTGGCTCCTTAACACTATTGGGTGGCGAACCAGGAATAGGAAAAAGTACACTATTACTACAAGTCTCGCTTAAACTACCTTATAAAACTTTATATGTCTCTGGTGAAGAAAGTCAGAAACAAATAAAAATGAGAGCAGACCGTATAACAACGGATAGTGAAACTTGTTTTATACTTACAGAAACTAAAACACAAAATATTTTTAAGCAAGTAGAAACTATTCAGCCTGATATTTTGGTTATAGATTCTATACAAACACTACACTCAGACTACATAGAGTCTGCCGCAGGTAGCATATCACAGATTAGAGAATGTACTGCAGAACTCATAAAGTTTGCAAAAGAAACCAATACTCCGGTTATTTTAATTGGCCATATTACAAAGGATGGCACTATTGCCGGACCAAAAATTTTAGAACATATGGTAGATACTGTTTTACAATTTGAGGGCGACCGAAATTATGTATACAGAATTTTACGTGCATTAAAAAATAGATTTGGCTCTACTGCAGAATTAGGAATTTATGAGATGCTTGGTAGTGGTTTACGAGAAGTAAATAACCCATCAGAGATTTTAATTTCTAAAAACGATGAAGGACTAAGCGGAACAGCCATTTCTGCCTCTATAGAAGGTATGCGCCCCTTAATGATAGAAATACAAGCCCTAGTTAGCACTGCTGTGTATGGAACACCACAAAGATCTACAACAGGCTTTAATGCAAAAAGACTTAATATGTTATTAGCCGTTTTAGAAAAACGTGCCGGTTTTATGTTAGGCGCTAAAGATGTATTTTTAAATATAACAGGTGGTATTTCTGTAGATGACCCTGCTATTGACTTAGCTGTAATTGCAGCTATATTGTCTAGCAACTCAGACATTGCAATTCCTAAAGGTGTATGTTTTGCCGCTGAAGTTGGTTTAGCAGGAGAAATTAGACCTATACAACGCGTGGACCAACGTATATCCGAAGCAGAAAAACTTGGATTTACAGCCATATTTGTGTCTAAAAACAATAAAATCACCTTAAAAAATACAGTTATAAAAGTACACTTGGTCTCAAAAATTGAAGATGTAGTAAGAGTTTTGTTTAATTAA
- a CDS encoding alpha/beta hydrolase: MKKTILTFALFIGLNAFAQVKTEVFESFKLQQKRDISYYIPEEYNEEDQHTLIVVLDAEYMFDDVVAKAKFFSRFHGMPPAIVVGIHQQANQARLKDCSFNEENGLPTEEGKAFFEFLGMEVVPNLESTYNISPFKMIVGYDITANFENFYLFKENPLFSSYISISPTLAPEMESRVANRIGAIDKQIFYHLIVEENKNTKQLAEFNTSLAAIEKETFKYYFDAYDTNHTSIATFGLGKAFDDIFEIFKPISPKEYKTKIITSEEPAYAYLEKKYATIKETFGFTKRVDLNDVMAIYSASKKKEEPESLKELSDLCKKEFPDTMLGFYFEGEYFEEIGEPKKALRTFEKAFGMNEIDFLTKDMALEKIDALKADFGY, from the coding sequence ATGAAAAAAACAATCTTAACCTTTGCCCTATTTATAGGGTTAAATGCATTTGCACAAGTTAAAACCGAAGTCTTTGAATCTTTTAAACTTCAACAAAAAAGAGATATTAGTTATTACATTCCTGAGGAATATAATGAAGAAGACCAACATACGCTAATTGTTGTTTTAGATGCAGAGTATATGTTTGACGATGTTGTAGCTAAAGCCAAATTTTTTAGTAGATTTCACGGAATGCCTCCAGCAATTGTAGTTGGCATTCACCAACAAGCCAACCAAGCTAGGTTAAAAGACTGTTCTTTTAATGAAGAAAATGGTTTGCCAACAGAAGAAGGCAAAGCTTTTTTTGAATTTCTGGGTATGGAAGTTGTTCCCAACTTAGAAAGCACTTACAATATATCTCCTTTTAAAATGATTGTTGGTTATGATATTACTGCCAATTTTGAAAATTTTTACCTTTTTAAAGAAAACCCACTTTTTAGCTCATACATAAGTATATCCCCAACTTTAGCGCCAGAAATGGAATCTAGAGTTGCTAATAGAATTGGAGCTATAGATAAACAAATATTTTACCACTTAATTGTTGAAGAAAATAAAAACACAAAACAACTTGCCGAGTTTAATACCTCATTAGCTGCAATAGAAAAAGAAACTTTTAAGTACTACTTTGATGCTTATGACACCAACCATACATCTATAGCTACTTTTGGACTAGGAAAAGCTTTTGATGATATTTTTGAAATTTTTAAACCTATTAGTCCAAAAGAGTATAAAACTAAAATTATTACTTCTGAAGAGCCTGCTTACGCATATCTAGAAAAAAAATACGCTACAATTAAGGAAACTTTTGGTTTTACAAAAAGAGTAGATCTTAATGATGTTATGGCAATATATTCTGCTAGCAAAAAGAAAGAAGAACCAGAATCTCTAAAAGAATTATCTGACCTTTGTAAAAAAGAATTTCCGGATACAATGCTTGGCTTTTATTTTGAAGGTGAATATTTTGAAGAAATAGGAGAACCAAAAAAAGCACTACGTACGTTTGAAAAAGCTTTTGGAATGAACGAGATAGACTTTTTAACTAAAGACATGGCCTTAGAAAAAATTGATGCTTTAAAAGCTGACTTCGGATATTAA